A window from Exiguobacterium marinum DSM 16307 encodes these proteins:
- a CDS encoding glycosyltransferase family 2 protein encodes MANLLFLFSLVMIWTMLLYHMFLMQGGFWHYMTFRNPIPEWSKNMKNLPKVSVLIPAHNEAVVVAATLRAMSRINYPHDKLEVILINDNSSDRTGEIAQTFAEKFSFIHVVQTTPDYAGKGKSSALNYGLTQSTGDVLVIYDADNTPEKDGVYHLVMGLVNDPDAGAVVGKFRVTNAYETLLTRFINIETICFQWMAQAGRWKWFNISTIPGTNFAIRRTIIEELGGWDEAALAEDTELTVRVYELGWHIRFFPAAITWEQEPQTLKVWWKQRTRWARGNQYVVLKFMRQLFSLKRKKIVFDIIYFFFTYFLFFFGVILSNGLFIINLFFDIGLEVGNITLVLWVLAFLLFVTEVFVTLSIERSEFNIPNFFTVILMYFTYSQLWILLVIYSLYLEIKRVLFNQEVRWYKTDRFE; translated from the coding sequence ATGGCAAATCTCTTATTCCTATTTTCGCTCGTCATGATTTGGACGATGCTTCTATACCATATGTTTTTAATGCAGGGTGGATTTTGGCATTACATGACATTTCGTAATCCAATCCCTGAATGGTCGAAGAACATGAAGAACTTGCCAAAAGTCTCGGTCCTAATTCCCGCCCATAATGAAGCGGTTGTCGTCGCCGCTACGCTTCGGGCAATGTCTCGAATCAACTACCCACACGATAAACTTGAGGTTATTTTGATCAATGACAACTCATCTGACCGCACTGGTGAAATCGCCCAAACGTTCGCAGAAAAATTCTCATTTATCCATGTCGTCCAAACAACACCGGATTACGCAGGAAAAGGAAAGTCCTCTGCTTTAAACTATGGATTGACCCAATCGACCGGTGATGTTCTCGTCATATATGATGCGGATAACACACCCGAAAAGGATGGTGTGTATCACCTCGTGATGGGACTTGTCAACGACCCGGATGCGGGGGCCGTCGTCGGAAAATTCCGAGTGACGAATGCATATGAGACTTTATTGACCCGTTTTATTAACATTGAAACGATTTGCTTCCAATGGATGGCACAGGCAGGCAGGTGGAAATGGTTCAACATCTCCACTATTCCTGGGACAAACTTCGCCATACGCCGTACTATTATCGAAGAACTTGGGGGATGGGACGAAGCGGCACTCGCGGAGGACACTGAATTGACGGTTCGTGTGTACGAACTCGGGTGGCATATCCGCTTTTTCCCGGCCGCAATCACATGGGAACAAGAGCCACAGACGCTAAAAGTATGGTGGAAACAACGAACGCGTTGGGCACGTGGGAATCAATACGTCGTCCTCAAATTTATGCGTCAATTGTTCTCGTTGAAACGAAAGAAAATCGTCTTCGACATCATTTACTTTTTCTTCACCTACTTCTTGTTTTTCTTTGGGGTCATCTTATCGAATGGTTTATTTATCATCAATTTGTTTTTCGACATCGGTCTCGAGGTAGGAAACATCACTTTGGTTTTATGGGTTCTTGCATTCCTTCTCTTTGTGACGGAAGTATTTGTGACACTGAGTATCGAGCGTTCTGAATTTAACATTCCAAACTTCTTCACTGTCATTCTGATGTACTTCACGTACAGCCAGTTATGGATTTTACTCGTCATCTACTCGCTTTATCTCGAGATCAAACGCGTCTTGTTTAATCAAGAAGTGAGATGGTACAAAACAGACCGATTCGAATGA